In the Microcoleus sp. AS-A8 genome, TAAGGCAAGGAGCCTGCCCATGAGCAAACCAATTTTTGAACTTGTTGATGAGCTACCAACCAGCAACATCACCACAATGGCGTTGAGGTCTCTCGACTTTGTCATTCCTGGTGAGTGGCAAAATGTGGTTGGTTTTGAGAATACCATTCGCACGGTCACGGGTGAAACGGACGAACAAATCATTCAGCAAATCGGCGATCGCGCTGTCTACCTGTACAATGACCGCTCTCAAGGCTACCAACGTGCCATGTGGCTTTACCAAACCGTTGACAAGACGGATTATGCCTTGGGTGCGGCGGCTCTAGCCAATAAAGTCGGCGAAAAAATCCCACTCATGGGGTTTTTAAGCAACCTAACACCCAAAGCGGACAAAGCCCAAACGATTGATTTGTCCTTGAAGCTGGTTGTAGAGTTAGTCGCCTTCTGTCAGATTAACGGCATCCCCGGCGATAGTATTGGGGACTTTGTCGCCTCTTTAGGGGAGTACAGTGGCGAAAATTTGATGCGGATGGCCGCGTTAGTGTGTTTTGATGGCCTGATTCCCCTCGGCCCCGATTTTATCAGGCAGGCACAATCCACCCTTTCGGGACTGAGTCCTTCAGATTTAGAACGCAATCAGACCTTCAGCAGCGTTAGTGACGCCATTCCTGGGGGCGATGCGGGCGGTAAGCTCAACTTTATCGGTCAAAGCTTTGATTCAGTCAAAGGTTGGATGAGTAATTTTGTGGCCTCAAAAAGTTTGACTCCACAAAATGTCGCCAATAACCTGCAAGGGTTTATTGACGTTGCTGATAGCAAATTGGACTATCTAGGGGCTTTTCTCGATGTGTCTACGAACTATTTCGAGCATACAGGCACCCAAACCTTAGCTCGACGACTGATTGAGAGAGCGGTTGCTGAAATCTAGTGCCGTTTACGCATCAGCAGACAATTGCGCTCGTCTACGCGCAAGTACGCTAGCTCATCCATGAGCTGGTGCATAAAAATCAGCCCTCTGCCTCCTATTTCCTCTAGTGGATCAGCATCTTTATGGTGGTCGAGGGCTTTTTGGAGTTTAGTTTGCAAATCAAATGGCTGCCCCTGATCCCAAATTCGCATCTCTAAGCTGTCAGGAAATATCTTCAACTCCAGCTCAATGGGTGTTGTTGGAGGTAAGTTTTGATGAGCATGGCGAACTGCATTTGTAAAGCCTTCGACAAATGCGAGTTGGCACTGCGATTGAAAGGGTTGAGGCAGGAGCGGTTTGGTAAAATCCTCAAACCACTGTAGAACTGGTGTCACAGCGTGCAAGTCCGTCTCGACTTGGAGACGGTCTTGTTTGAGGGGTTTTTCGTTATGCCTCAACCAAACAAGGTTCCAGGGTTTTTTAAACAGCGCCACTGTCTTTACGAAACACAACCAAGATTGTTTTGAGAATGAGCTTCAGGTCATACGCCAAGCTCCAGTTTTGCTGGTAGCGTAAATCCAGTCTAATGATGTCTTCAAAATTGCGGATGGAAGATCGCCCATTGACCTGCCATTCACCAGTCATTCCGGGTTTGACATCTAATCGTTGCCATTCGGGTACCTCATAAATGTCAACTTCATTCGGTGTCGGGGGTCGGGTGCCAACCAAACTCATCTCACCTTTGAGGACATTCCAAAACTGAGGGAGTTCATCCAGACTCGTTTTCCGCAAAATGCGACCCACCTTTGTAATTCTGGGGTCGTTTTCCATTTTGAATACCTTACCATCTGCTTGATTTTGATTTTCAAGCTCTTTTTTTCTGGCTTCGGCATCAACATACATGGAGCGGAATTTCCAGATCTTAAACGGCTTTCCCATCCAACCTAAGCGGGTCTGACTAAATAAGATCGGGCCTGGAGCGTTGAGTTTAATCGCCAGCGCGATCGGAATAAACACTAAAGCTGTAATGCCTAAACCCACCAGCGAACCCAAAACGTCTAAGATGCGCTTGACCTTAGATTGTACAGAAGGGTGAGTCGTTGGCAACTCTGCTTTTGAGCGATTGGCAACGGAATTTGCCGATGCCTCCTGTGGCTCAATCGTCAAAACTTTGTCGAGCGCCGTCATTTCCAGTACGGCTTTCACCTGCGGAAGCACGCCCCTGAGTACCAACTGAACATCCTTGAGTCGAGCGCTCTTATGATTGCTAACGATTGCGCCAATCCCACTGCTGTCGATAAACGTCGTCTGTGAAAAATCAAAAACGAGTTTTTCGGGAAGTGAGCTTTTTTCTAAAAGCTGGTGACAAGCGTCTTTAAAGGCCACAGCGTCAACCCCAGCCAAGCGAATCGGTATCTGCATTACAGCAGCACCGTTTGTGAAATTTACCTCAAAACTTGTTTCTGGAACTGGGTCAGCCATAAAAATTTGGTACTCAGTTGTAACCTATCGTTCTGACCAACTATTGTGTCCTACAATCTTCGACATCGCCAAATATTTGGCTTAACTTCATGCTCCCTGCTTAATAGCACAACAGGCTTAGGGCTACATCGGTAAGACCCTTTTTAGGACGTACTGGCACTCTTCGAGACGCCTAACGCTTCCTTAACGCTACCACGGGTTGTGAACAATCCGGGTAATGAGTACACAGTCCATATCTAGTTGACCGACTACTAGGATACCGGAGATTAGAGTGAGGAGGACTGATGGCCTCCCCCCAACCCCTCCTGCAAGTTAAAATAAGCTATCTAGAACTGAATGCCCTTGGAAACTAAGCTTACTGCTCGCCTCGTTGAAATTTTTTCTGCCATTCAAGGCGAAGGTCTGAACGTCGGGACTCGTCAGATATTTGTCCGCTTTGCGATGTGCGACCTACGCTGTAAGTTTTGCGACAGTGCCCATACTTGGGGCATCCCCTCCCAGTGTCGCATCGAGCGGACGCCTGGAGAGCGGGATTTTGAAACGCATCCCAATCCGGTGCTAGGAAGCCTGCTGCTTAAATGGGTGGAACGGCAAAATCAGCCGGGTTTACACGATAGCTTGACGCTTACGGGGGGCGAACCCCTACTCCATACTCCGTTTCTCGTGGAGTTTCTTCCTTTATTACAACAACTCACTCCATTGCCAATTTATCTGGAAACCGGAGGTCACCGTCCCGAACAGTTAGCTATGGTTTTGCCCTACTTAGACTCGGTGGGTATGGATATTAAGCTCAAGAGTGTGAGTGGCGAAGAACACTGGTCGGCACACGCCGAATTTCTCCAGCTTTGTCATAAATCATCAGTGGAGGTATTTGTCAAGTTAATTGTTGACCGCAATACCGATGCCGCTGAGTTGGAGCAGGCGGCTCAATTAGTGGCACAGGTTAGTCCCCAAATCCCAGTCTTTCTCCAACCGGTCACCCCGTTGGAAGGCTCGAATCAGCCTTTGCGCGTGCCTGCTCCGGAACAGGTTCTTGCTTGGCAAGCTTTAATGAAGCGCACTCTCGCCTCGGTGCGTGTCGTACCGCAGACCCATAAAATGATGGATCAGCTTTAGTACTGTTCCTCGCGTTGGGATTTTACTCTGGCTTTGGCTTGAGATGCACTCTTTTTCAGAGCAGAAAGCCGTGCTTCGTATTTGCGCCGTTGACGCCGACTCGGTGTGATTTCCACCAGGGTTTTCAACGCGCTGCCTAGACTTTTGTAGGCGTTGGGTAGAGTATAACCAAAGCGAGTGGCAAGGGCGATCGCTTTTTCATCAGCCTCTACCGCTTCCTTGAGGGTTTTATCCCCATTGTTTTTTTGATACAACCGCCAGCCGGAAACGCCACACAACGCCAAGGCTAACAAGAGTAGCAAGGCATCCTGTACCCACAGTTCACCTACAGCACCGCCCAAACCAATGGCTAGAGCCGCCATTTCCCAGCCCTCCTTAGGGATGGTATCATTCTGAATCCGAGCCACTTCGTGCCAAAATATCAAGTTGCGCTGGTCAAGAGCAAGTTGCTCCCATTTGACTAGGTCAATTTGAATCTCAACCTCATCTCTGCCAATTTCTTCAGTGCGAAGC is a window encoding:
- a CDS encoding ATP-binding protein, yielding MALFKKPWNLVWLRHNEKPLKQDRLQVETDLHAVTPVLQWFEDFTKPLLPQPFQSQCQLAFVEGFTNAVRHAHQNLPPTTPIELELKIFPDSLEMRIWDQGQPFDLQTKLQKALDHHKDADPLEEIGGRGLIFMHQLMDELAYLRVDERNCLLMRKRH
- a CDS encoding sugar transferase, translated to MADPVPETSFEVNFTNGAAVMQIPIRLAGVDAVAFKDACHQLLEKSSLPEKLVFDFSQTTFIDSSGIGAIVSNHKSARLKDVQLVLRGVLPQVKAVLEMTALDKVLTIEPQEASANSVANRSKAELPTTHPSVQSKVKRILDVLGSLVGLGITALVFIPIALAIKLNAPGPILFSQTRLGWMGKPFKIWKFRSMYVDAEARKKELENQNQADGKVFKMENDPRITKVGRILRKTSLDELPQFWNVLKGEMSLVGTRPPTPNEVDIYEVPEWQRLDVKPGMTGEWQVNGRSSIRNFEDIIRLDLRYQQNWSLAYDLKLILKTILVVFRKDSGAV
- a CDS encoding 7-carboxy-7-deazaguanine synthase QueE, coding for MPLETKLTARLVEIFSAIQGEGLNVGTRQIFVRFAMCDLRCKFCDSAHTWGIPSQCRIERTPGERDFETHPNPVLGSLLLKWVERQNQPGLHDSLTLTGGEPLLHTPFLVEFLPLLQQLTPLPIYLETGGHRPEQLAMVLPYLDSVGMDIKLKSVSGEEHWSAHAEFLQLCHKSSVEVFVKLIVDRNTDAAELEQAAQLVAQVSPQIPVFLQPVTPLEGSNQPLRVPAPEQVLAWQALMKRTLASVRVVPQTHKMMDQL
- a CDS encoding DUF3318 domain-containing protein — translated: MTSYATSSARAEMSELRRLKTLLPPELQSWVMVEATTEVNPPLLRTEEIGRDEVEIQIDLVKWEQLALDQRNLIFWHEVARIQNDTIPKEGWEMAALAIGLGGAVGELWVQDALLLLLALALCGVSGWRLYQKNNGDKTLKEAVEADEKAIALATRFGYTLPNAYKSLGSALKTLVEITPSRRQRRKYEARLSALKKSASQAKARVKSQREEQY